In Desulfomonile tiedjei DSM 6799, a genomic segment contains:
- a CDS encoding 4Fe-4S binding protein has product MTPDLAKMRRYWQRAVPIAVVIAAWSGLPVTFCAVDLGILKLVCPMGFVECCLSTKTVVTRMLPGFVLSTALVVLLGRAFCGWVCPARIAAHEADSLISKSLPRPLERVRNAIGELRQRLHGSIELSWGDGLALTAGLLLGIAFFSFPAYSIFCPVGVLSRNLIELAVHIRLRWELIFLSVPLAAGLFFALGWKCTCPAGLIRGLLAKANRTLQPVVDLEGCRMCGKCVKNCEFGIRLPNGDFDSFACSKCLKCLQDCSQKAVHLKVLSRPDK; this is encoded by the coding sequence ATGACACCTGACCTTGCCAAGATGAGGAGGTACTGGCAGCGTGCAGTGCCGATCGCGGTAGTGATAGCAGCCTGGTCCGGACTTCCGGTTACCTTCTGCGCCGTAGATCTGGGGATTCTGAAGTTAGTTTGTCCAATGGGATTCGTAGAGTGCTGCCTTTCCACCAAGACTGTGGTTACCCGAATGTTGCCCGGATTTGTGCTCTCCACAGCTTTGGTGGTGCTGCTGGGCCGAGCCTTCTGCGGATGGGTGTGTCCGGCAAGAATTGCTGCCCATGAAGCTGATTCCCTTATCTCCAAGTCTCTTCCAAGACCATTGGAGAGAGTCCGAAATGCAATAGGTGAATTACGCCAACGGTTACACGGCTCCATAGAGCTTTCGTGGGGTGACGGTCTGGCTCTGACGGCAGGATTACTTTTGGGGATAGCCTTTTTCAGTTTTCCTGCTTACAGCATATTTTGCCCTGTAGGAGTGCTCTCGCGCAACCTGATCGAGTTGGCGGTCCATATTCGGCTGCGTTGGGAGCTGATCTTTCTGAGTGTCCCGCTTGCCGCAGGATTGTTCTTCGCCTTGGGCTGGAAATGCACGTGCCCGGCAGGGCTAATACGAGGCTTACTGGCAAAGGCTAACCGCACTCTCCAGCCTGTCGTTGATTTAGAAGGCTGCAGAATGTGTGGAAAGTGTGTCAAGAATTGTGAGTTCGGAATTAGACTCCCCAACGGAGATTTCGATAGTTTCGCCTGCTCCAAGTGCCTCAAATGTCTTCAAGACTGCAGCCAAAAAGCCGTTCACTTAAAGGTATTGTCTCGACCGGACAAGTAA
- a CDS encoding 4Fe-4S dicluster domain-containing protein, whose protein sequence is MESITRRKLLRYTLEAGLTVGLIGGLSVTSSTGSYVRPPRALPPTDFTSRCIRCSICVEVCPTRAVSLLDITLDFKNISTPVINPVFGGCVAWNKKCLRCAESCPSGALDPAVEISTLKIGRVWLEPEPCVNCMVCFQRCPIEGALLFPNPEGKPFTRERDIPTRLKLVNSSLKPYINPELCVGCGLCVHYCPKKVMFLEPIENLR, encoded by the coding sequence ATGGAATCGATTACGCGACGCAAATTATTGCGTTACACCTTGGAGGCCGGACTGACAGTCGGTCTCATTGGAGGACTCAGCGTTACCAGCAGTACGGGCAGCTATGTCCGTCCTCCGAGGGCTCTACCGCCGACCGATTTCACATCACGTTGTATCCGCTGCTCGATATGTGTGGAGGTTTGCCCCACCCGTGCTGTTAGCTTGTTGGATATTACGTTGGATTTCAAGAACATCTCAACGCCGGTAATAAACCCGGTCTTCGGCGGCTGCGTCGCGTGGAATAAGAAATGCCTGCGGTGCGCAGAGTCCTGCCCAAGTGGCGCCTTAGATCCGGCGGTTGAGATTTCAACGCTGAAGATCGGTCGAGTATGGCTCGAACCCGAACCGTGCGTGAACTGCATGGTTTGCTTCCAGCGTTGCCCGATTGAAGGTGCTTTGCTATTTCCAAATCCTGAAGGCAAACCGTTCACGCGCGAACGGGACATTCCCACGCGGCTTAAACTCGTGAACTCAAGTCTCAAGCCATACATTAACCCTGAGTTGTGCGTGGGGTGCGGTCTCTGCGTGCATTATTGTCCCAAAAAGGTCATGTTCTTGGAACCTATTGAGAATCTGCGATGA
- a CDS encoding reductive dehalogenase: MDTGDPKGHSRRDFGKIMATLFGAGAAATAGPIIGLAQAEEQIKKNREKLQVVEGSRIQIDENKFQRFSSRNIAFNVVSRELGESWYKVGYQKNLAKNLGEGRTGKALEPVGQAQARSAASLAFASTSWNVSTGAHGEGHENEGILSWSSYKMPKFITDKPPDEKNPENLTQQIKVVARLFGADLVGIAPFNPAWIYSSTQTNTYDPGEPKTKDIVIKDVPKPQGDERELVIPSDAKSVVVMAYEMNRLMVQTSPSFLSSAATNLGYGRMGVGSIFLAEFIRGLGYWAIPSKNDTGVSVPMAIEAGLGENSRMGLLITPQFGPSIRLSKVITNMPLISDKPIRFGVEEFCAACKKCARECPSKAIPTGEQAWEGPNECSLNGVKKWYSDTKKCLHFWLENGSSCSNCVAVCPFTKGPSWGHDLVHFMVDKAPLADGIWLGLDDAFGYGRRRSDKEIWEANFSSYGIDPKKG; the protein is encoded by the coding sequence ATGGACACAGGTGACCCCAAGGGCCACAGCAGGAGAGATTTTGGAAAGATAATGGCAACCCTTTTCGGCGCTGGAGCAGCAGCGACGGCTGGTCCGATAATTGGATTGGCTCAGGCCGAAGAACAAATCAAAAAGAACCGAGAAAAACTTCAGGTGGTCGAAGGTTCTCGAATTCAAATCGATGAGAACAAATTTCAGCGCTTTTCCAGCCGGAATATAGCCTTCAATGTTGTTTCTCGCGAACTTGGCGAGTCCTGGTACAAAGTCGGTTACCAAAAAAACCTGGCGAAAAATTTGGGTGAAGGACGGACAGGAAAGGCACTGGAGCCCGTGGGCCAGGCTCAGGCTCGCTCCGCTGCCTCCCTGGCTTTTGCTTCCACAAGCTGGAACGTTAGCACTGGTGCTCACGGCGAAGGTCACGAAAACGAAGGGATTCTAAGTTGGTCTTCGTACAAGATGCCGAAATTCATCACGGACAAGCCGCCCGATGAGAAAAACCCCGAGAACCTCACCCAGCAAATCAAGGTGGTGGCTCGCCTTTTTGGCGCCGATCTGGTGGGAATCGCCCCTTTCAACCCGGCATGGATTTACTCGTCTACCCAAACAAATACCTATGATCCCGGCGAACCGAAGACAAAGGACATTGTCATCAAGGATGTTCCCAAGCCCCAGGGTGACGAACGAGAGTTGGTTATCCCCAGTGACGCAAAATCGGTCGTGGTGATGGCATACGAGATGAACCGCCTTATGGTCCAGACCAGCCCGAGCTTCTTGAGCAGTGCAGCCACCAACCTCGGCTATGGCAGAATGGGCGTCGGATCCATTTTCCTGGCAGAGTTCATTCGAGGTTTGGGCTACTGGGCCATTCCGTCCAAGAATGACACCGGGGTCAGCGTGCCCATGGCGATTGAGGCCGGGCTCGGCGAGAATTCACGCATGGGTTTGCTGATAACCCCTCAGTTCGGTCCCAGCATCAGGCTCTCAAAAGTCATAACCAATATGCCGCTGATTTCTGACAAGCCCATCCGATTCGGGGTTGAGGAATTCTGTGCTGCGTGCAAGAAATGCGCAAGAGAGTGCCCGTCAAAAGCCATCCCGACCGGTGAGCAGGCCTGGGAAGGACCTAACGAGTGCAGCCTTAATGGAGTCAAGAAATGGTACAGCGACACAAAGAAGTGCCTCCATTTCTGGTTGGAAAATGGCTCTAGTTGCAGCAACTGTGTGGCTGTGTGCCCCTTTACCAAAGGGCCGTCATGGGGCCATGATCTGGTGCATTTTATGGTGGACAAAGCGCCTTTGGCTGACGGAATCTGGTTGGGTCTCGACGATGCCTTCGGGTATGGCCGTCGCCGCAGCGACAAGGAGATATGGGAGGCCAACTTTAGCAGCTATGGCATTGATCCCAAGAAAGGATAA
- a CDS encoding sigma-54 interaction domain-containing protein, translated as MAQSSLKDDFDFFRQAVHAISSTLNLEQAMVSIFHFLKRHFPLEAVSMHSLSLRMSALHLLFLVIRGRFHYLDELIPLGEGAVNYLQNLEREVRITSKPHSEQTEVSKLHSLAISPYLPQKDRAYLVALLSTEQGPVGHLALIGSRPGCFNAEHERKLDILIPVLSLAMINLQSHREVTELQRRLEIANLGLAAEMRRLSETPMIGARHGLRRVMDAVAQLAGRDVPVLILGETGTGKELIANAIHRVSSRHEAPYLKVNCGAIPDTLIDSELFGHEKGAFTGAVTGRPGRFEQAHGGTLFLDEVGDMPPHAQTRFLRVLQDGIIQRVGGSRVRSVDVRIIAATHRNLKAMVEAGTFREDLYYRLNVFPLAIPSLRERSQDIPSLIHYYVGRISRRLRLSQTPQLDAESLPKLLAYSWPGNVRELENLVERALILNPQGPLRLHTHLPLESGSKAGEPMVEMTQPQLVVSHPRKSPANGDKSLAREFLSDPTGPSNDSLPTLDQAMTDHILHALRQCGGKIHGPKGAAEVLGVNPSTLRKRMDKLGIPYGRKRACG; from the coding sequence ATGGCTCAGTCCTCTCTAAAAGACGATTTCGATTTCTTCCGCCAGGCCGTCCACGCCATCTCCAGCACTCTTAATCTGGAACAGGCCATGGTTTCGATCTTTCATTTTCTCAAACGGCACTTCCCTTTGGAAGCTGTGAGCATGCATTCGTTGTCCCTCCGAATGAGCGCTCTGCACTTGCTCTTCCTCGTCATTAGAGGCCGATTTCATTACCTGGACGAACTCATTCCTCTAGGTGAAGGCGCAGTGAATTACCTGCAGAACCTGGAACGGGAAGTCAGGATCACCAGCAAACCCCACTCCGAGCAAACGGAGGTCTCAAAGCTACACAGCCTTGCTATAAGCCCGTATCTACCGCAAAAAGACCGAGCCTATCTAGTGGCATTGCTTTCCACGGAACAGGGCCCGGTTGGCCATCTCGCTCTCATTGGGTCTCGACCCGGGTGCTTCAACGCGGAACACGAGCGAAAGCTGGATATTCTCATACCTGTCTTGAGTCTGGCGATGATCAACCTGCAAAGCCATCGGGAAGTCACCGAACTTCAGAGGCGGTTGGAAATAGCAAATCTTGGTTTGGCCGCCGAGATGCGCCGTCTCAGCGAGACCCCTATGATTGGAGCCAGGCATGGACTTCGCAGAGTGATGGATGCCGTGGCTCAATTGGCAGGCAGGGATGTTCCAGTGTTGATTTTGGGTGAGACAGGCACAGGAAAAGAGCTTATCGCCAACGCTATACATCGGGTTTCATCGCGCCATGAAGCCCCTTACCTCAAGGTCAATTGTGGGGCTATCCCTGACACTCTTATTGACAGCGAATTGTTCGGTCACGAAAAGGGAGCATTTACTGGAGCTGTCACCGGCAGACCCGGACGTTTTGAGCAGGCTCATGGAGGGACACTGTTTCTGGATGAAGTGGGTGATATGCCCCCGCACGCTCAGACAAGATTCCTGAGGGTGCTCCAGGACGGCATTATCCAGCGCGTGGGAGGCTCCAGAGTGAGATCCGTGGACGTGCGTATAATTGCCGCTACCCATCGTAATCTCAAGGCCATGGTGGAGGCCGGAACTTTTCGCGAGGATCTTTATTATCGGCTCAACGTGTTTCCATTAGCAATACCGTCTCTGCGGGAAAGAAGTCAGGATATCCCAAGTTTGATTCATTATTACGTGGGCCGCATTTCCAGGCGACTGAGACTGTCCCAAACGCCCCAACTTGACGCTGAGTCTCTACCGAAGCTTTTGGCGTATTCGTGGCCTGGAAACGTGAGAGAACTGGAAAATCTGGTAGAACGCGCCTTGATCCTCAACCCTCAGGGGCCTCTGCGACTTCATACGCACTTGCCTCTTGAATCCGGCTCAAAGGCTGGCGAGCCTATGGTCGAAATGACACAGCCGCAGTTGGTAGTTTCCCACCCTCGGAAAAGTCCGGCCAATGGGGACAAAAGCCTTGCGCGAGAGTTCCTTTCCGATCCCACGGGGCCAAGCAACGATTCCTTGCCGACCCTCGATCAAGCGATGACCGATCACATTCTCCATGCTCTTCGTCAGTGTGGTGGCAAGATACACGGACCGAAAGGCGCCGCCGAAGTGTTGGGGGTCAATCCCAGCACCTTGCGCAAGCGCATGGACAAACTGGGCATCCCTTACGGTCGCAAAAGAGCATGTGGCTAA
- the mutL gene encoding DNA mismatch repair endonuclease MutL has product MSTRIRVLDEGVINRIAAGEVIDRPFSVVKELVENSIDAKSTAIRVDIERGGKKLIRVRDNGTGMSHDDAFLALERHATSKLTSEKDLISIATMGFRGEALASIASVSRLRLITCDESDEPGTELLVEGGVLRKAERIGSGRGTLVEVANLFYNVPVRLKFLKENRWESDLIDELITRFALAFPHLGFTYSQDGRLKLDAPPVKSSIERVHTVYSREVRDNLVAIDYAFKDVRVHGHVAKPPYVKSNMRSVFTFVNGRSVRDRLVNSAVMRAFSNLMERGRYPLAILFLEMPPEQVDVNVHPQKAEVRFRKPKVVSDAILNGVHEALMGAPFNPQPIFREPIIPERPYIPIPERKEDPPRERETLVPSRFEAVPLPPAKPSEPEPAALTYAEPGRYASMGVLGQLPGSFLVLHTREELVILDHHAAHERVLFDRLLAIERESVSSECQGLLIPKVLEYSRVEFRALIAHVNLLRRTGFAVEEFGDKEIIVKGVPPWFREADVEDLFASLIEVMLDTGLRGDPTRLNEELLKNIACKAAVKEPSEMHPSEIRALLASLDASSSADVCPHGRPLTVRYPLSEIRKKMGRK; this is encoded by the coding sequence GTGTCCACCAGAATACGAGTTCTCGACGAAGGAGTAATCAATCGCATAGCTGCGGGTGAAGTCATCGATAGACCCTTTTCCGTGGTGAAGGAGCTTGTCGAGAATTCCATTGACGCCAAATCCACCGCCATTCGCGTCGACATCGAACGAGGCGGTAAGAAGCTGATTCGGGTGCGGGACAACGGTACGGGCATGAGTCACGACGACGCCTTCCTTGCCCTGGAGAGGCATGCCACATCCAAACTCACGTCAGAAAAAGACCTTATATCCATTGCCACCATGGGGTTCAGAGGAGAAGCTCTTGCCAGCATTGCGTCGGTTTCAAGACTGAGACTCATCACGTGTGACGAATCGGACGAACCCGGCACAGAGCTGCTCGTGGAAGGCGGTGTCTTGCGCAAAGCAGAAAGGATCGGGTCCGGACGCGGCACGCTCGTGGAAGTGGCAAACCTTTTCTATAACGTTCCAGTCAGACTCAAATTCCTGAAAGAGAACCGCTGGGAATCCGATCTGATAGACGAGCTGATTACAAGATTTGCCCTTGCGTTTCCCCATCTTGGGTTCACGTATTCCCAGGATGGCAGGTTGAAACTGGACGCGCCCCCTGTGAAGTCATCCATCGAGCGAGTTCATACGGTCTATTCAAGAGAAGTACGCGATAATCTCGTTGCAATCGACTACGCTTTCAAAGACGTTCGAGTGCACGGGCATGTGGCCAAGCCACCTTACGTCAAATCCAACATGCGGTCAGTCTTCACGTTCGTCAACGGAAGATCGGTTCGTGACAGATTGGTGAACTCTGCAGTCATGCGAGCATTCTCCAATCTCATGGAACGCGGGAGATATCCGCTCGCAATCCTCTTTCTGGAAATGCCGCCCGAGCAGGTTGACGTGAACGTGCATCCGCAAAAAGCGGAGGTGAGATTCCGGAAGCCCAAAGTGGTGTCGGACGCAATTCTGAACGGCGTGCACGAGGCGCTTATGGGTGCTCCGTTCAATCCACAGCCCATTTTTCGAGAGCCGATCATTCCCGAACGCCCTTACATTCCCATTCCCGAGCGCAAAGAAGACCCCCCTCGGGAACGAGAAACACTGGTGCCGTCCCGTTTTGAAGCTGTGCCGTTACCTCCGGCAAAACCGTCGGAACCGGAACCTGCTGCTCTCACGTACGCAGAACCGGGCAGGTATGCGTCAATGGGAGTGCTCGGACAACTCCCCGGGTCGTTTCTGGTGCTCCACACCAGGGAAGAGCTGGTGATTCTGGATCATCACGCTGCACACGAACGGGTTTTGTTCGATAGGCTTCTGGCCATAGAAAGGGAAAGTGTCTCATCCGAGTGTCAGGGGCTCTTGATTCCCAAGGTGCTGGAATATTCACGTGTGGAATTCCGCGCTCTGATTGCTCACGTGAATCTGCTGCGAAGAACCGGCTTTGCAGTGGAAGAATTCGGTGACAAAGAAATCATCGTAAAGGGAGTGCCGCCGTGGTTCCGGGAGGCAGATGTGGAGGATTTGTTTGCCTCACTGATCGAGGTAATGCTGGATACCGGTTTGAGAGGCGACCCTACACGCCTTAATGAAGAGCTGCTCAAGAATATAGCCTGCAAAGCCGCAGTAAAAGAACCCTCCGAGATGCACCCGTCTGAAATACGAGCGCTCCTTGCGAGTCTCGATGCGTCCTCATCCGCTGATGTCTGCCCGCATGGGCGACCTCTGACCGTTCGCTATCCTTTGAGTGAAATACGGAAAAAGATGGGAAGGAAATAG
- the ruvB gene encoding Holliday junction branch migration DNA helicase RuvB produces the protein MNRLLNGRPENGDIETDRTLRPRTLVDYVGQPKIKENLSVFIRAALNREEALDHILFHGPPGLGKTTLAHIIAQEMGVQIRTTSGPVIEKAGDLAAILTNLESRDVLFIDEIHRLSPVVEEILYPAMEDFKLDIIIGQGPSARSIKIDIAPFTLVGATTRSGLLTNPLRDRFGILFHLNFYSVEELASIVSRSALILNVEIEEQGAREIASRSRATPRVANRLTRRVRDFAQVLGDGRITKDIAMKSLDMLDVDHVGLDAMDRKFLETIILKFDGGPVGIDTLAAAVGEERDTLEDVYEPYLVKEGFVDRTPRGRVATRRAYEHLKHKRQFNNQETLFRDDPEA, from the coding sequence ATGAATCGTCTGCTCAACGGTCGACCTGAAAATGGCGACATTGAAACGGATCGAACCCTACGACCTCGCACGCTGGTGGACTATGTCGGTCAGCCCAAGATCAAAGAAAACCTTTCGGTATTCATCCGTGCGGCTCTCAACAGGGAAGAAGCGCTCGACCACATTTTGTTTCACGGACCGCCCGGATTGGGAAAAACCACGCTGGCCCATATTATAGCCCAGGAGATGGGGGTCCAGATTCGCACCACGTCCGGACCGGTAATCGAAAAGGCTGGCGATTTGGCCGCCATCCTGACGAATCTCGAATCTCGGGACGTCCTCTTTATCGATGAAATCCACAGGCTCTCACCCGTGGTGGAAGAGATCCTCTACCCGGCAATGGAGGATTTCAAGCTCGACATCATCATCGGCCAGGGACCGAGTGCCCGGAGCATCAAGATCGATATCGCTCCTTTCACACTCGTGGGAGCAACGACGAGGAGCGGTCTCCTGACAAATCCGCTGAGGGACCGGTTCGGCATATTGTTCCACCTGAATTTTTACTCCGTGGAAGAGCTCGCGTCCATTGTTTCGCGATCGGCTCTCATCTTGAATGTGGAAATAGAAGAACAGGGCGCTCGAGAAATTGCGAGCAGATCGAGAGCCACCCCTCGCGTTGCGAACCGGCTCACCAGAAGGGTCAGGGATTTCGCTCAGGTCTTGGGGGACGGCAGAATTACCAAAGATATTGCTATGAAATCTTTGGATATGCTCGACGTGGACCACGTGGGACTCGATGCGATGGACAGAAAATTTCTCGAGACCATCATCCTGAAATTCGATGGAGGTCCGGTCGGCATCGATACCCTTGCCGCAGCAGTGGGAGAAGAGCGTGACACCCTGGAAGACGTGTATGAGCCGTACCTGGTGAAGGAAGGATTCGTCGATCGGACTCCGAGAGGCCGAGTGGCAACAAGAAGGGCGTACGAACACCTGAAACACAAACGACAGTTCAACAACCAGGAAACACTCTTCCGTGACGATCCGGAAGCTTGA
- a CDS encoding YebC/PmpR family DNA-binding transcriptional regulator — protein MSGHNKWSTIKHKKGAADAKRGKMFSKLIKEITIAARMGGGDPEGNPRLRTAVLAARGANMPKDNVERAIKRGTGEIEGANYEEINYEGYGPGGVAVLLEALTDNKNRTVAEIRHIFDKYNGNLGESGCVAWMFDKKGIIEVGAQGLSEDEVMELALEHGAQDVKQDGDVFEISSDPGDFETVRKAVEEKGWKIELAEITMIPQNTIKLEGKKAEQMLKMMDALDDHDDLQRVFANFDISEEDMLKASA, from the coding sequence ATGTCAGGTCACAATAAGTGGAGCACCATCAAGCACAAAAAGGGTGCCGCGGATGCAAAACGGGGAAAAATGTTCTCCAAGCTCATTAAAGAAATCACTATTGCGGCCCGCATGGGAGGCGGCGATCCCGAAGGCAATCCGCGGCTTCGGACGGCAGTCCTCGCGGCTCGTGGCGCAAATATGCCGAAGGACAACGTTGAACGTGCGATCAAGAGAGGAACCGGGGAGATTGAAGGCGCAAATTACGAGGAAATAAATTACGAGGGATACGGTCCGGGAGGAGTCGCGGTGTTGCTGGAAGCCCTGACGGACAACAAGAATCGCACGGTAGCGGAAATTCGGCATATTTTCGATAAGTACAACGGAAACCTCGGGGAGTCGGGCTGCGTGGCCTGGATGTTCGACAAAAAGGGAATCATTGAGGTCGGCGCACAGGGTCTCAGTGAAGACGAGGTCATGGAATTGGCATTGGAGCACGGTGCTCAGGATGTAAAACAGGATGGGGACGTTTTTGAGATAAGCTCAGACCCGGGCGACTTTGAAACAGTCCGCAAAGCGGTGGAAGAAAAAGGCTGGAAAATCGAGCTTGCCGAGATAACCATGATTCCCCAAAACACGATTAAACTCGAAGGTAAGAAAGCAGAGCAAATGCTCAAGATGATGGACGCCCTTGACGACCATGATGACCTGCAGAGGGTGTTCGCGAACTTCGACATTTCAGAGGAAGATATGCTCAAAGCTTCGGCCTAG
- a CDS encoding PilZ domain-containing protein → MERKREIQGKEFIQDVRSDMSREDLMKKYKLSSVGFQSVLRKLVKARLLSKDEVRGRGWSYKAASSEDELRKYSRTEVKFPLVVCPADNPQEKGFVRDISPRGLSVEGVNASVGESKKLRVRSNELADSGTFEFQVKCKWIEENESDDEKIAGFEITSISTGAFKELEKIRER, encoded by the coding sequence ATGGAACGAAAACGAGAAATTCAGGGAAAAGAGTTTATTCAGGACGTGCGTTCAGACATGTCTCGCGAAGATCTCATGAAGAAATACAAGTTGAGTTCAGTAGGATTCCAAAGCGTCCTGAGGAAGCTCGTGAAAGCCAGGCTTCTGTCCAAAGACGAAGTGCGCGGCCGTGGCTGGTCGTATAAAGCCGCATCGTCCGAAGACGAGCTGAGGAAGTACTCCAGGACAGAGGTAAAATTCCCTCTGGTGGTTTGTCCTGCGGATAATCCGCAGGAGAAGGGCTTCGTTCGGGACATATCTCCGCGCGGCTTATCCGTTGAAGGCGTGAACGCGTCCGTAGGCGAATCGAAAAAGCTCCGAGTCAGATCCAATGAACTCGCGGATTCAGGCACCTTTGAATTTCAGGTAAAGTGCAAGTGGATTGAGGAAAATGAATCTGATGACGAAAAGATAGCCGGATTTGAAATCACCAGTATTTCCACGGGTGCATTCAAAGAATTGGAAAAGATCAGGGAACGTTGA